ACCAGATCGACATCCATGCAGGCGGCGAGGACTTGATCTTCCCTCACCATGAGAATGAGATCGCACAGTCGGAAGCAGCCAATGGCAGACCGTTTGCCACATACTGGATGCACAACGCATTTTTAAATATCGACAACCGGAAGATGTCAAAATCCCTCGGGAATTTCTTTACAGTCAGGGAGATCAGTGAAAAGTATGACCTCCAGGTGCTGAGGTTCTTTATGCTGAGCGCCCATTACAGAAGCCCGCTGAATTTCAGCGCGGAGCTTATGGAATCTTCCAAGAACGGTCTGGACCGTATCCTTACGGCTGTGGAACGGCTTAAGGAATTAGGCAGCAGGGCGGCAGACGGCGCTATGAGTGAAGGAGAGCAGTCCTGCATGGCTGAGGCGGGAGCGCTGGTGGAGAAGTACGAGGCGGCCATGGATGATGATTTCAACACGGCAGATGCGATCTCGGCAGTCTTTGAGCTGGTGAAGCTGAGCAACAGCACGGCTTCGGAGGAGAGTACCAGGTCCTATGTGGACTATTTAAAGAATACAATTGAGTCCCTTTGCGATGTTCTTGGCATCATTACCGAGCGGAAAAAGGAAGCGCTGGATGACGAAGTTGAGGAGTTGATCGCAGCCAGACAGCAGGCCCGGAAGGAAAAGAATTTCGCTCGCGCGGATGAGATCCGTAACCAGCTTCTGGATATGGGAATCATCCTGGAAGATACCAGGGAAGGTGTGAAATGGAAACGGGCTTAAAGAATACCATGGAGGATGCCTTAAAACAGGCACTGAATCTCCAGGATGTAGATGTGAGCGCCTATTCTCCTCTGGTGCTGGCCTATATCGGCGATGCGGTGTATGAGCTTTTGATCCGCACGAAGGTCATCAACCAGGGAAGCATGCAGGTAAATAAGATGCACAAGAAAAGCTCCAGCC
This portion of the Clostridium sp. AN503 genome encodes:
- the cysS gene encoding cysteine--tRNA ligase, with the protein product MKIFNTLTRTKEEFKPLEPGKVKMYVCGPTVYNFIHIGNARPMIVFDTVRRYFEYKGYEVNYVSNFTDVDDKIIKKAIEEGVDADTISTRYIEECRKDMAAMNVRPATTHPQATQEICGMLEMIGTLIEKGHAYAAKDGTVYFRTNSFKEYGKLSHKNLDDLQSGFREIKVTGEEGKEDPSDFVLWKPKKDGEPFWESPWCEGRPGWHIECSVMSKKYLGDQIDIHAGGEDLIFPHHENEIAQSEAANGRPFATYWMHNAFLNIDNRKMSKSLGNFFTVREISEKYDLQVLRFFMLSAHYRSPLNFSAELMESSKNGLDRILTAVERLKELGSRAADGAMSEGEQSCMAEAGALVEKYEAAMDDDFNTADAISAVFELVKLSNSTASEESTRSYVDYLKNTIESLCDVLGIITERKKEALDDEVEELIAARQQARKEKNFARADEIRNQLLDMGIILEDTREGVKWKRA